The following is a genomic window from Kitasatospora fiedleri.
GCGCCGACGTCTGCGGCTTCGTCGGCCGCCGCCTGACGGGTCGTCCGGTGCGGCTGCTGGTCGCGGTCCGCCCCGGCCTGCCGTCCCGGTTCGACGCCGCCGCCCTGCCCGAACTGCCGGTCGCGGCCCTCCCCGACGAGCCCACGGCCCGCCACCTGCGGCTCGCCGGGACCCCGCCCCCACCCGGCCCCCGGCGCCGGACGCACTGACCTGGCAGGAACGCCGCATCGCCGACCTGGCCGCCAGCGGCCTGACGAACAAGCAGATCGGCGCCCGGATGCACCTGTCGCCGCGCACCGTCAGCTCGCACCTGTACCGCGTCTTCCCCAAGCTGAGCGTCACCAGCCGGGCGGCCCTGCGCGACGCGCTGACCCGCCACGCAGGCTGACCTCCCGTCACCTCCCTCCCCTCCCTCCCTCTCACCCCGGGGCGCCGCGCGCCTCCGGAAAGGACCGGAAATGATCAGCAGGCGCACCTTCACCACCGCGGTCGGTCTCGGCGTCGGCGCCACCGCTCTCCCGGCCACCGCCCCGGCGGCCGGCGCGCTCACCGCCGACGACCGGCCGACCACCCTCGTCGCGACCGTCCCCGCCACGACCGTCCCGGCCGTCGTCCCCGGCACCCACACCGGCTTCGCCGACCTGAGGCGGGTCCAGGCCGGCGTGCTGGACATCGGCTACGCGGAGACCGGCCCGAAGGACGGCCCGACGGTGATCTGCCTGCACGGCTGGCCGTACGACATCCACAGCTTCGTCGACGTGGCCCCGCTGCTCGCGGACGCCGGCTACCGGGTGATCGTGCCGTACCTGCGGGGCCACGGCACCACCGCGTTCCTCTCGCCGACCACGCCCCGCAACGGGCAGCAGTCCGCGATCGCGCTCGACATCGTCGCCCTGATGGACGCCCTGAAGATCCGCCGGGCGGTGCTGGCCGGCTTCGACTGGGGCTCGCGGACCGCCGACATCATCGCCGCGCTGTGGCCGGAGCGGGTCAAGGCGCTGGTGTCGGTGAGCGGCTACCTCGTCACCCACCTCCCGGCGCAGCGCACCCCGCTGCCGCCGAAGTACGAGCGGGCCTGGTGGTACCAGTACTACTTCGCCACCGACCGCGGCCGGGTCGCCATGGAGACCAAGGAGAACCGGCACGACCTGGGCCGGTTGGTGTGGGACGAGGTCTCCCCGACCTGGGACTTCGACGAGGCCACCTTCGAGCGCACCGCCGCCGCGTTCGAGAACCCCGACTACGCCGCCGTCGTGGTCCACAACTACCGCTGGCGGCTGGGGCTGGCCGACGGCGAGCGCCGCTACGACCGCTACGAGCGGCTGCTCGACGCCCAGCCGCCCGTCACGGTGCCGACCATCACCCTGGACCCCGCCCTCGACCCGTTCCTGGCCTCCACCGACGGCACGGCCTACCGGAAGTTCTTCACCGGCGCCTACGAGCACCGGGTGCTCGCCGGGATCGGCCACAACGCGCCGCAGGAGGCGCCGACCGCGTTCGCCCAGGCCGTGGTGGACGCCGACCACCTGGCGGCGCGGCCGTGAGCGGCCCGGCCGACAACGGGCGGGTGCGCGGTCCGGACGCCGACACGCACGTGCGCGGGCCGGACGCCGACGCGCGGGCCGCCGAGGTCCGCCGGGCCCGGTTCGGCGCGCTCCCCGAGCGGGTCGCCCTCGCCGACCTGGTCGAGGAACGCCCGGTCCCGCCGCCGCACCGGACGGCCGACGCCCACGACCCCGACAGCCAGGCGGTGCGGTTCTCCTGCCTGGCGGCCGACCTCGGCCTCTGAACCCGTCGGTCCGCCCCGCGCCCCGAGCCCCCCGCGCCCCGTCACTCGATCTCGTACATCCCGTCGCCGTCGAGGTGGCGCACCGTGTTGAGGTCGCGCTGGAGCACCGCGTCCACCGGGTGCTCCAGGGTGAGGGTGGCCGGGTAGCCCCGGTCGTACGTGGTCGGGCTGATCGGGTCGCCGGGGCGGACCAGCACGGTGAGGTCGCGGAAGCTCTCCAGCTCCGCGATCCGGTCGAGCGCCCGGTAGCGGACCAGCCGCCCGGCCGCCGGGGCGACCAGCGCGGCCCAGGCGAACGCGTGCCGCCGCCGGTACCCCCGGCCGGCCCGGGCCCGGAAGCGCTCCGGGCGGACGTAGGCGTCCACCACCCACTCCAACTGGCCCTCGCCCAGCAGGTGGGCGGTGTAGTAGGGCAGCCCCGACATCCGGGCGCCCGCCTCGACCAGCCGCGGGCCGTCCGGCGTCAGCTTGACCTCCAGGTGGGCGGCGCCGTACCGGATGTCCAGCGCGTCCAGCACCCGGCGGCCGTACGCGGCGAGTTCGGGCACCGGCGGCTCGTCGCAGCGCAGCAGCACCTGGGCCACCACCAGGTCCCGCACCCCGTTGGCGGTGATCCGCTCGGTGCGCCAGGCGTCGGTCAGCTGGTGCGTCCCGCCGCTGCTGACCGTGTTGAGGACGTACTCGGTGCCGACCAGGTACTCCTGGGCCACCACCTCCTCGACCGGCTCGCCCTGGACCGTCCCCCGGGCGCGCAGCCGGCGCAGCGCCGCGACCGAGTCCCCGGGCGCGTCGCAGAACGACACGCCGTCGCCCCAGTAGCTGCGCAGCGGCTTGACCACCGCCACCCCGCCCAGCCGCCGGTGCCAGGCGCGCAGCACGTCCGGGTCGCCGGTGCGCAGCTGGCGCATGCCGGGCACGCCCCGGGCCTTGAGCGTCTCGATCTGCACGTACTTGTCGCGGCGCGCCGCGCTGGCCGCGGTGCCGTTGGAGGGCAGCCCGAGCCGCTCGGAGAGCGCGTCGGCCAGCTCCACCCCGGTTTCGCGGCCCGCCAGCACCGCGACCGGCCGCAGCGCCGCCAGCCGCTCGGCCAGGGCGTCCACCCCGCCGTCGTGGACCAGCACGCTGCCGAACCGTCCCGGGTCCACCGGGTCCACGCCGAACGGGAGTTCGGGCGTGCTCTGCACCTGGACGACCTCGCCGCCCACCGCGCCGAACGCGTCGACGTGGCCGAAGGCCGCCCCGAACGCATCGACGACCGCCACGCGGAACGCTGCCATGTCTGCCTCCTACGGACGGGTGTGGGTCGGGGCCGCGGCGAGGTCGAGCACCTCGCGGCGGAGTTCGAGCAGCCGGTGCACCGCGTTCGTCAGCACGTGGCGCACGCTGAAGCCCGAGGTGCCGGTGTCCCCGGGGTGCCGGGCGTCCCCGGCGGCCAGGACGCTCCGCTCGCCGTCCTGCGCGCCGATCTCCCGCCGGGTCAGCCCCGACCGGTCCGGGAACGCCTCCGGCAGCAGGCGCCGGGTGATCCCCAGGTGCACCATCCGGAAGTCGACGAACCCGTCGATCAGCCGGACCAGCTGCTCCGTCCCGGCGTCGTCGAGCACCAGCCGGCCGTCCCGCACCGACTGCCACACGTTCGCGCCCAGGCCGGAGGCGCTCCGCCAGCGGGCGACCACCGGCCGGGCCCAGGACGGGAAGTAGGACATCGCCTGGTCCAGGTAGACGCCGTACTCCCCGGTCGGCGGCAGCAGCACCAGTTCGAGGAGCTGGACGCTGGGCATGAAGGCCCCGCTCGCCCCGCGCGGACCGCCGGGGTGGCCCAGGTGGTACGGCCGGAAGCGGCCGAACGCCTCCCCGGTCAGCCTGCGGTAGCCCGCCATGTCCGAGGTGAACTCCGCGACGCAGCGCGCGGCGTCCTCCAGCACCGCGGCCGGCTTCACGGCGTCCGGCGCCGCCACCAGCGCGCGCAGACCGTAGGCGGCCGACCTGATCCACGGCTCGGAGAGGTGGTGCCCGAGGTAGAAGTCCCGTTCGAGGGTGCCCAGCCGCCCGGGCGAGAACACCCTGATGTCACCGCAGCGCGCGTACTCCTCGCTGTTCACGTCGATCAGCAGCTCGTAGCTCAGGTGCGGGTCCAGACCGGGGAAGCGCGCGCACTGCGCGGAGACCAGCTCCACCAGCTCGCGCGGAGCGGCGTGCGGCCCGGCCGGAGCGAACCCGTTGAGCATGAAGAGCAGGTCGAGCTGGGTGACCCGGGCCGCGCGCGGGTCGTCGTCGGCGAGGCAGCGCCGACCGTACTCGACCAGCAACTCGCGCTGTTTGTCCGCCAGTTGGCGGTACGTCAGGCCGTCGCCGCCGACCTCGGACAGGTCCTGCGGAAGTTCGCGCAGGACGTAGTCGCGGAACGGCGAGGAGGACCGCAGGAGCGCGCGCGGCCCGTTCGGCCCGCTCGGTCCGTTCGGCGGGAGGTTCCGGTGGGGGTCCGCGGAACCGTTGAAGAGATCACTGCTGTCCATGTCCGCTCCTTGTCCGCAGTAGGGGGCAGTGAGGGTGGGCGGGCCGGTGCCGTCGCCGCCGGCCCGCCCGGGCGCTTGAAGGTGCTCGTGGGCGCTTGAGGGCGTGTCAGGGCCGGACGCAGCGGAAGCTGTCCGCCGCGGCCGGGTCGCCGTGGGTGTAGCGGGAGACCATCGGGTAGCGGCACAGGTCGCGGGCGACGCTCCGGCCGTCCGCGGTGGTCAGGGTGGCGTGCAGGACGTCCGGGGCCTGGCCGCGCTCGACCCAGGCCGTCAGCGCCGCCAGGTCGTCCACGCCGCCGTCCTTCAGGCCGCAGTGCGCGACGCCCGGGGCCAGGAAGACCCGGTAGAAGCCGTCGACCCGGGCCGCGCCGCCCATCCGGGCCTCGACGCGCTCGCGGTAGTCCACCGTCCCCCGGGTGGGGATCAGCTGGTCGGCGCTGCCGTGCCAGGTGAGCAGCTTGCCGCCGGCGTCGCGGAACGCCGACAGGTCCGCGTCCCGGGAGCCGATCACGGTGTCGTACTCGGCGCGGGCCGCGCGGAAGATCCGCTCGAACTGCTGGTACGTCAGGTCCGCCGAGTCGAACCCGGGCTGCTTCAGCACGAAGTCGGCCACCCACTGGGCGGGGACGGTGAACGGTCGGCCGGTGGGCACGCCGTCCACGGGGGCGCTGGCGGCCAGCGCGGAGAAGTCGGCGCCGACCGGCAGCCCGTACCAGAGCCGCCGGCCGCCGCCGTCCCGCGGGCCGTCCCAGATCCGGCGGACCACCTCGGCGTCGGCCGCGTCGATGGTGTACTCCTCGCCCTCGCACAGCACCTTGCTGCCGATCAGCCGGCGCGGGTCGAAGTCGCAGCGGTCCGGGTCGCCGATCAGCCCGTCGGCCACGCCGTCCAGCCGGTCGCAGGCCCGCAGCGCGGCCCGGTTGAAGGCGTCGAACTCGCAGGTGGTCGGATAGGTGTGCTCCTGCTTCATCACCACCTGCGGCCACAGCGTGGCCACTTCGAACTGGTTCCAGTTGATGCCCGGGGCGGCGGCGTTGATGCCGTCGAAGTCGGTCGGGTACCGCTGCGCCTCCACGTAGCCCTGGCGGCCACCGGTGGAGCAGCCGTTGAAGTACGAGTGGAACGCGCTGCCGCCGTACCCGTCGCCGACGACCTGCTTGGCGACCAGCGCCAACTCGTGCACCGAGCGCGAGGCGAAGTTCTCCAGCAGCGCGGCGTCGACCCGGCCCTGCGGGTCCAGCCCCCAACTGCCGTCCCAGCCGGTGGTGTACACGCCCGCGTCGGTGGTGGCCGCCGCGTAGCCCTGCTTGACCGCGACGGCCACCGCGCCGATGTCACCGGCGGCGTAGCCGGTACCGCCGACCGCCTGGAACCGCCCGTTCCACCCCGCCAGCGGCAGCCAGACCTGCACCCTCGCCCGGTCGTCCGCGCCCGGATGGGTCAGCGTGACCGTCACCTCGCAGTGCGCCGGGACGTCGGTCACCGAGTAGCCGCCCAAGGGCAGCACCCCGGGCACCTCGAACGTCCCCGCCGGCACCGCCGCCGCGGCCACCGACTCCACCACGGCGCCCTCCGGCGCCGCCGGCCGGAACGCGGCACAGGCCGCCACGGCGGACCCGCGACCGGCCCGGTCCGCACCACCCGCCGGACCGGTCGACGCGCTCGCCGGCGCGCACAGGGCCACGGCCGCCGCCAGCGAGAACCCCGCCGCCGCGAGCCTCGGAAGCCGTCGGTTCATGTGTGTCTCTCCTCGGATTCGGCAATCGCGACCCCACTGTCGCCGACCCACCGACCCGGGCACATCGGTCAACTGACGCCCCGCCGGGGGAGCAGTCGACGTGCAGTCAGATGACGGATGCGGCCGACCGGACGGCCGACCGGACGGCCGACCGGCTGACTGACCGCTCGACCGGCCGGGCAGCGCCCCGGACGACGCCGGGGCCCGGCACGGCCCGCCGTCACCGGCGGGGCAGTTGCCGTCGCCGGGCCCGCCGCCGGGCCCGTCGCCACCGAGCCCGCCGTCACCGGTCGGCAGGCAGCATCCGCCATCGCGCCGCCGCGCCCGTCGTCTCCGCGTCCGCCACCGCCGCGCCCGCCGTCACCCTCCGGCGAGGGCGTCGTCGAGCTCGCGGCGGGAGGAGACCCCCAACTTGGTGAACACCTTGCGCAGGTGCCACTCGACGGTGCGCGGGCTGAGGAACAGCTGGGCGCCGATCTCCGCGTTCGGGTGCCCGGTGGCCGCCAGCCGGGCGATCCGGGCCTCCTGCGGGGTGAGGACGGGCTCGCCGCCGGTGTCGCGTCGGCGCACCGTCTCGCCGGTGGCCAGCAGCTCCCGCCGAGCCCGCTCCGCGAACGCCTCCATGCCCATCGCCGCGGCCGCCCCGTGCGCGGCGCGCAGTTCGTCGCGGGCCTGCGCCCGCCGGTTCCGGCGGCGCAGCCACTCGCCGAACAGCAGCCGGGCCCGGGCCTCCAGCCCGCCCAGCCCACCCAGGGCGAAGTGGTCGACCGCCTCGCGGTAGCGCTCCTCGGCCTGCTCCGGCGCCCCGGCCAGGGCCTCCGCCAGCGCCCCGGCCCCCAGCGCCCAGGGCGTCCCGGCCCGGGCCCAGTCGGCCAGCTGCTCGCGCGCCCCGGCCGCCGCGTCCGGCCGCCCGGCCCGGACCGCCGCCTCGACCAGCTCCCCGCACGTCCAGTGGTGCACGGCGAGATCCCGGTGCTCGGTGCCCCGCAGCGCGGCCTCCAGCGCGAGCGGGTAGGCGCCCAGGCCGTTGTGCAGCACCGCCCGCGCCAACGCCGCGGTGGCCGCCAGCCGGCCCAGACCGCGCTGCTCACACTCCCGCTCCGCCCCTTCGATCTCCGCCAGGGCCGACCCGTCCCGCCCCCGGTACGCGCCGATCAGCGCGGCCGTGACCGCCCGGGTCGCCGCGCCCGCGGTCTCCTCGACGGCCGCCGCCCCGGCCAGCAGCGCCCCGGCCTCGGCGAACCGCCCCGCGAAGCCCAGCGAGGCCGCCCGGTACGGCAGCGCCGCCGCGAGGGTCGACAGAGCCCCGGTCGCCCGGGCGGAGCGCACCGCCCGGTCGGTGACGTCCAGCCAGGCCCCGAGGTCGCCCAGCTCGGCGGCGGCGTTCACGACCGCCCACAGCAGGGCCGGGTCCTCGACCTCGGTCCGCGACCGCAGCGCCCGCGCCAGCAGCGGCTGGGCGGCGACCGGCCCGTCCGCGCTCCACGCGGCCAGCGCCCGCAGCAGGACGGCGGCCTGCTCGTCCCCGGGCGGCAGCGCGCGGGCGGCCGCCGCGACCCGCCGGAGCGCCTCCCGGTCGTGGCGGCCGGCCCGGACCGCCGCGCCGAACGCGGTCAGGCAGGTCTCCCGCGCGGCGGCCGGATCGAGCCCGCCGAGCCGCTCCGCCGCGTCGAGCAGCGGCCCCACCGCCCCGGCCCCCCGGTCCCGCAGGGCGGACGCCCGGGCCCGCAGCCGGTGCACGTCGGCCTGCTGCACCAGGTTCAGCGGCCCCAGCTCGGCGGCGGCCAGCAGGTCCGGCACCCGGGCCGTCAACCCGGCCGCGAGGGAGGCCGCCGCAGCCGCCAGCGCCCGCCGCGCCTGCCCCTTCGGCTCGGGGGAGAGCGCGGCGGCCCGCTCCAGGAAACCGGCCGCGGCGGCCCGGCCGCCCCGGGCCAGGGCCCGGTCGGCGGAGTCCTCCAGCGCGGCGGCGACCTGCTCGTCCGGCCCGGCCGCGGCGTGCGCCAGGTGCCAGGCCCGCCGGTCGGGGTCGCGCCCGCCGTCGGTGGCCTCGGCCAGCGCCCGGTGGGCGGACCGCAGGGCGGCGGCGTCCGCGCCCCGCCACACGGCGGACCGCACCAGCGGGTGCCGGAACCGCACCGGGGCGCCCAGGGTGACCAGCCCGGCCGCCTCGGCCGGGGCCGCCGCCTCCGGCCCGATGCCCAGCAGCCGCAGCGCGTGCCACAGCAGCGGCCCGTCGCCGACCGGTTCGACCGCCGCGACCAGCAGCAGCGCCCGGGTGTCGGCCGGCAGCGCCGCCACCCGCCGCCGGAACCCCTCCTCCACCCGGGACGCCAGCGGACCGGCCCCCGGCCCGCCGAACCCGAACGCCAACTCCGCGGGCGACAGGCCGCGCGGCAACTCCAGCAGCGCGAGCGGATTCCCGCCGGTCTCACCGACCACCCGGTCCCGCACCCGGGCGTCCACCGGCCCCGGCAGCACCCGGTCCAGCAGCGCCCTGGCCTCGGCGTCGCCCAGCCCGCGCAGCGGGAGGTCCGGCAGCCCGGCGAAGCCCGCGTCACCCACCCCGTCGACGGTCCGCTCGGCGAACACCAGCGCCACCGACTCGGCGTCCAGCCGTCGGCCGACGAACGCCAGAATCCGCTGCGACATCAGGTCCAGCCACTGGGCGTCGTCCACCAGGCACACCAGCGGACCACCGGCGGCGGCCTCCGCGAACAGCCCGAGCACCGCCATCCCGACCAGCAGCATCTCGGGCGCCGCCCCCGCGCTCAGCCCGAACGCCACCCGCAGCGCCTCC
Proteins encoded in this region:
- a CDS encoding alpha/beta fold hydrolase, producing the protein MISRRTFTTAVGLGVGATALPATAPAAGALTADDRPTTLVATVPATTVPAVVPGTHTGFADLRRVQAGVLDIGYAETGPKDGPTVICLHGWPYDIHSFVDVAPLLADAGYRVIVPYLRGHGTTAFLSPTTPRNGQQSAIALDIVALMDALKIRRAVLAGFDWGSRTADIIAALWPERVKALVSVSGYLVTHLPAQRTPLPPKYERAWWYQYYFATDRGRVAMETKENRHDLGRLVWDEVSPTWDFDEATFERTAAAFENPDYAAVVVHNYRWRLGLADGERRYDRYERLLDAQPPVTVPTITLDPALDPFLASTDGTAYRKFFTGAYEHRVLAGIGHNAPQEAPTAFAQAVVDADHLAARP
- a CDS encoding biotin carboxylase is translated as MAAFRVAVVDAFGAAFGHVDAFGAVGGEVVQVQSTPELPFGVDPVDPGRFGSVLVHDGGVDALAERLAALRPVAVLAGRETGVELADALSERLGLPSNGTAASAARRDKYVQIETLKARGVPGMRQLRTGDPDVLRAWHRRLGGVAVVKPLRSYWGDGVSFCDAPGDSVAALRRLRARGTVQGEPVEEVVAQEYLVGTEYVLNTVSSGGTHQLTDAWRTERITANGVRDLVVAQVLLRCDEPPVPELAAYGRRVLDALDIRYGAAHLEVKLTPDGPRLVEAGARMSGLPYYTAHLLGEGQLEWVVDAYVRPERFRARAGRGYRRRHAFAWAALVAPAAGRLVRYRALDRIAELESFRDLTVLVRPGDPISPTTYDRGYPATLTLEHPVDAVLQRDLNTVRHLDGDGMYEIE
- a CDS encoding tannase/feruloyl esterase family alpha/beta hydrolase — encoded protein: MNRRLPRLAAAGFSLAAAVALCAPASASTGPAGGADRAGRGSAVAACAAFRPAAPEGAVVESVAAAAVPAGTFEVPGVLPLGGYSVTDVPAHCEVTVTLTHPGADDRARVQVWLPLAGWNGRFQAVGGTGYAAGDIGAVAVAVKQGYAAATTDAGVYTTGWDGSWGLDPQGRVDAALLENFASRSVHELALVAKQVVGDGYGGSAFHSYFNGCSTGGRQGYVEAQRYPTDFDGINAAAPGINWNQFEVATLWPQVVMKQEHTYPTTCEFDAFNRAALRACDRLDGVADGLIGDPDRCDFDPRRLIGSKVLCEGEEYTIDAADAEVVRRIWDGPRDGGGRRLWYGLPVGADFSALAASAPVDGVPTGRPFTVPAQWVADFVLKQPGFDSADLTYQQFERIFRAARAEYDTVIGSRDADLSAFRDAGGKLLTWHGSADQLIPTRGTVDYRERVEARMGGAARVDGFYRVFLAPGVAHCGLKDGGVDDLAALTAWVERGQAPDVLHATLTTADGRSVARDLCRYPMVSRYTHGDPAAADSFRCVRP
- a CDS encoding ATP-binding protein, producing the protein MSDHAVQRLLGRERESGALEELLREVREGRSRVLVLRGEAGVGKSALLDLVAERAERAGRLRVVRAAGVEAEAEFAYAALQRLCAPLLDGLDGLPPVQREALRVAFGLSAGAAPEMLLVGMAVLGLFAEAAAGGPLVCLVDDAQWLDLMSQRILAFVGRRLDAESVALVFAERTVDGVGDAGFAGLPDLPLRGLGDAEARALLDRVLPGPVDARVRDRVVGETGGNPLALLELPRGLSPAELAFGFGGPGAGPLASRVEEGFRRRVAALPADTRALLLVAAVEPVGDGPLLWHALRLLGIGPEAAAPAEAAGLVTLGAPVRFRHPLVRSAVWRGADAAALRSAHRALAEATDGGRDPDRRAWHLAHAAAGPDEQVAAALEDSADRALARGGRAAAAGFLERAAALSPEPKGQARRALAAAAASLAAGLTARVPDLLAAAELGPLNLVQQADVHRLRARASALRDRGAGAVGPLLDAAERLGGLDPAAARETCLTAFGAAVRAGRHDREALRRVAAAARALPPGDEQAAVLLRALAAWSADGPVAAQPLLARALRSRTEVEDPALLWAVVNAAAELGDLGAWLDVTDRAVRSARATGALSTLAAALPYRAASLGFAGRFAEAGALLAGAAAVEETAGAATRAVTAALIGAYRGRDGSALAEIEGAERECEQRGLGRLAATAALARAVLHNGLGAYPLALEAALRGTEHRDLAVHHWTCGELVEAAVRAGRPDAAAGAREQLADWARAGTPWALGAGALAEALAGAPEQAEERYREAVDHFALGGLGGLEARARLLFGEWLRRRNRRAQARDELRAAHGAAAAMGMEAFAERARRELLATGETVRRRDTGGEPVLTPQEARIARLAATGHPNAEIGAQLFLSPRTVEWHLRKVFTKLGVSSRRELDDALAGG